DNA sequence from the Elusimicrobiota bacterium genome:
CTGATAATTTTCTGCGCCAGCGAGGCGCTGAAAAAATACGGAAAAGAGCTGTTCGCTCCCATAGAGCGCTGTTACCCGGCGGATCACCCCGTCTATCTTGTGCGTGTAAGATCCGCCGGTCTCATAGGCAAAACATCATTCCGCTCTTTGAAAGTAAAGGATCTGCGCGCCGCAGCCGGCCTTATAGAGCACAGAATGTCTATAATACTGCCGGCGCTGCCCGCCGGCAGGTATTAATTGGATATGGATAAGAGGCCGTTTTTATAGCTGTCGGCGGGTGGAAATCTCTCCGGCGGATTTTTATGGATAAACCAGGTGTGCTTAAACTTATTGAATTGTCCAGGCTGCCTGAGGATGTGAAGCGGTATTTTGCGAAGGTTGCCGGACGCAAGCCGCATTCCGCGCTGAAGGCGGAGCTTAAGAGAAATCCCGCGGATTTCATCGGGAATATGGACCGCCTGCTTGCCGCGGGGAGCGGAATTCTGGGGCGCCCGAAAGAAGAGGTTCTGTTCATTACGGGATTTAATAAAAATGATATGGCGCCGGAAAGGTTCGGGGCGGCGCTGGCGGAGCTCCGGGCCGTGGTATTCCTTCACCGCGAGGAATTTGGCGATTTGAAATTTATCCGGCAGCGCGGCGGCACAAGCGCGGATATCTCCGGGGTGAGGGGCGGCCAGAACTATGTATTTGAGGTCTGTTGCCTTCAATCGGACAACGATTTTTCCATAGTTCGTCTTGCGCTAAAGTATGATAAAAAAAAGCGGCAATTGAACAGTTCCCGTAAAAAATACAACTGTGAGCGCGGCGCTCTGATCTTTGCGGCCAATCCTTCCGATTTTGACAGTTCTGTGGATGAGGTCGACCTGCGGGAGCTTGCGGGCGGGCTGTACGTAAAAAAGAACAACCCCCCATTCACGCATATCTGCCTGCTTGCCGGCAATAAAGGTTCCGTTTTTCCCGAGTGGGAATCGGGGATATAACACTATTTTTTTGGGGGCTAAAATAAATCCGCGCCGCGCCGCGTCCGCTTTATGTCGGCCCGGCATTTTTTGCTTTCAAGGCGGCGCTGTTTTGAGCCGTAAGAGGGTTTTGTGGGCCTTCTGCGTCTTGGAGGGCGCATGGCGCGTTCCAATAGTTCGCGCAGCCGGGCCCTGGCGGCTTGGCGGTTCTGCTCCTGCGTTCTGTGCTCGCTTGCGATGATCAGTATATCGCCGCCCTCGGTCAGCTTTGCGCCGGCAAGCTGTCTGAGCCGCGCCTGCGCCGCATGGGACAGGCCGGACAAGCGGGGGCAAAAGCGAAGCTGCACGGCGGTGGCGACTTTGTTCACGTTCTGCCCGCCGTGGCCGCCGCTCCTTATAAATTTTTCCTCAATTGAGCCCGGAGCCGGAAAGAAACCTGATTCAAATTCAGTCATCATAGGTATATATCGCAAACCCGCGTTTGTGGTTTATAGCAGCCGGTTTACCGCTTCTTTCCAGCCGCTGTACAGGCGCGCGGCCTCTTTTCGCGGCATGGAGGGTTTAAACTCCCTGTCCCTGGCCCAGCAGGCGCGTATTTCTTCCGGGTTTTTCCAGTAACCTGCGGCCAGCCCGGCCAGATACGCGGCGCCCAGGGAAGTCGTTTCTATCACGCGCGGCCGCACCACCTTAATTCCGCAGATGTCCGCCTGAAAAGCGCAAAGCAGGTTATTGGCCGAAGCCCCGCCGTCTATTTTAAGTTCTTTGACGCGCAGGCCGCAGTCGCGCTCCATGGCGTCCATCACATCTTTTGTCTGGTAACACATGGCTTCAATTGCGGCTCTCGCCAGATGATTTCGCGAGGTGCCTCTTGTTATGCCGAACAGCGCGCCCCGCGCGTGAGGTTTCCAATAAGGCGCACCGAGCCCGGTGAAAGCGGGCACAAGGTAAACCCCTTCATTGTTCTTCAGAGCGGCCGCCATCTTTCGGGATTGGGAGGCCGAGTTCAATATTTTAAGCCCGTCCCTCAGCCACTGCACGGCCGCGCCCGCTATAAAAACGGCGCCCTCAAGCGCGTAAGCCGGGCCGCCGCCGGCGTCGCAGGCGAGCGTGGTTATAAGCCCGCTGGCTGAATTGACGCGGTTTTTTCCGGTATTCATCAGCAGGAAACAGCCGGTGCCGTAAGTGTTCTTGACCGTTCCCGGTCCAAAGCAGGCCTGGCCGTATAAAGCCGCCTGCTGATCCCCCGCGATGCCGCTTACGGATATCCCCGCCGGCAGCCGGCCTATGGCTGCCGTCCTGCCGAATTCGCCGGCGGAAGGCCGGACCGCGGGCAGCATCGCGCGCGGCACGCCGAATATTTTAAGCAGCCGCTCGTCCCATTTAAGCTTTGTAATATCGAAAAGCATTGTGCGCGAAGCGTTCGTGTAGTCCGTGGCGTGCGTTTTTCCGCCGGTCAGTTTCCACAGTATCCAGGTGTCCGTTGTCCCGAACAGCAGTCCGCCGCGCGCCGCTTTTTTGGCCGCGCCGGGAACATGTTTCAGCAGCCACTCTATTTTTGAGGCGGAGAAATAAGCGTCAACCGGCAGGCCGGTCGTACGGCGGATGTAGCCGGATATTTTTTTGTCCGCGTTCAGCTCTTCACAGCGCCGGGCCGTGCGTCTGCACTGCCAGACTATGGCCCTGTAGATGGGCCTGCCGGTGTTCCTGTCCCAGACCACGGCGGTCTCGCGCTGATTGGTTATTCCGATGGCGGCGATCAGGCCGGGGGATACTGTTTGCAGGACTTTTTGTATACAATTGTTGACGCTTTCCCATATTTCTTCGGGGTCGTGCTCAACCCAGCCGGGTTTTGGAAAATACTGGCGGAATTCCGAGTAAGCGGCCGCTATTTTTTCCCCGCGGCGGTCGTAGACTATGGCCCGGCTTCCGGTGGTCCCCTGGTCTATGGCAAGAATATATTTCATGGTTAATTCGGTACGGCTTAAGAAGACAGAATTCAGAAGACAGTAGTCAGAATTCAGAATTGTGGAACATTCCCACCCATTCTGACTTCTGTATTCTGGCTTCTGGCTACCTATTTACTAAAACCGCCAGGCGCTGCGTTTCTTTTTCAAAATCTTCCATACTGTCGTAGGGCAGCGCGCTAAGCGGTTTATGCTCCAGTATGGCCCAAAGGCCGGTATTTTTAAGCGCTTTATGCGCGAAAGCTGCGAGCTCGGCGCACATCAGATTAAAATTCGTATGGCTGGAATATGTCTTTTTTTCTTTAAGGCAGGAAAAGTCAAAATCCGCCGGATTCAGCCGCAGACGGAGATTTTGCTTCAGGATTATGTCCAGCAGAAAAGAGGTTTCCGAAGTTCTCACCTCTTTTTTTACTTCCTTGCTTTTCCCCATGCCTATGGGCAGGCCGGTCACGGCCATTATACCCATTCGCACCGCCCTCTCTCCTGCGGAGGGGCCTTCAACCGACTTTACTACTTTAACCGTTTCTTCTTTGAGCGGCGCCGCCGATAAAACCAGGATATCCGCGGCCGCCGCGTTCATGCTGACGCCGGCGGTGGCGTAGCTGAAGGTGTTGTTTGCAAAAGCGGCTTTTTTTATCAATGCGGGGTGGGTAAGCTTGGGCAGTCCGGCTGAAGGCAGTATTATCGTTTTAATACCGTAAGCTTCGCATTTCCCGGCCAACTCGCGCGCTCTGTCGGGCGCCAGGCCGGAACCCAGAAGACCCCAGCAATGCCTGACCAGCCGCCCGGCGTCATTTAAATTCAATGAATGGAATTCCGAAAGTATTTTAGCCGTAAGGGCAAAGTCCGGAAGTCTTTCTTCCGTTATCAGCACCGAATAAATTTCAGTCGCGGACAGCGCCATAGGTCCGCGACAGGCCAGAGTCACTTTTATCTCTTCTGCCATTGTCAAAATATTGTAACAAATCCAACCCGTAACGGGGAGTAACCGTAACCCGAAACCTTCAGTCGACTGAAGGTTTCGCCCCGCAGGGTAGGGGGAACCACTATGTGGTTCCCGCCTGTGGCTAAATTCCCCAGGAAGGGGTGCCGCCGCCCTTTTCCGACGTGAAACGACGCTGGTATCTGCGCTATATTGACCGCATGAAAAAATGCGCTCAAAGCTTACACATGTCCGTAAAAGGGCGGGGTAACCCAGCCCCGCTCTTTTGGATTTATCGTCGAACCAAAAGGGCGGGGCCAGCCCTTTTGGCCAATAAATTTCCATGTCACAGGCCAAAAGAGCTGTCCTCCGGGCGAATCCTGACTGAAGGATTCGGGTTAAAATTGTATAATCAATATCGCTGGCGAACTATTTTAATTTTGACCCGGAAGGTACATGATTATGAAAAAAATAATTTTATTCGCGTTGTTTCTGGCATTGCCGCAGACCGGCGTTTTAGCGGCCAAAAAAGCCCAGGCTCCCAAGCTGGCCCAGCCGCAAAGCGGGAAAACTTACGCCGTGACCAAAGTGCTTGCCGCGCCCTACGCGGGCGTTATCACGCCTGCGGCGGCCGAATTCATGGACGGCGCCATAGACCGCGCCAATGAAGAAAAATACGATCTGCTGGTTCTTGAGCTTGACACCCCCGGCGGACTTGACACTTCCATGCGCGACATCATAAAAAAGATCCTGGCGTCTAAGGTGCCGGTGGCGGTGTATGTTTATCCGCAGGGCGCGCGCGCGGCGTCCGCCGGAGTGTTTATCGCCATGGCGGCGCATCTGGCCGTAATGTCCCCCGGCACCAATATCGGCGCGGCGCACCCTGTAATGCTCGGCGCCATGCCGTCCATGGGCGGCGAAAAAGAAGGCAATAAGAAAGACCCGATGGAAGCCAAGGTTTTAAATGACGCTTCCGCTTACATCAATTCCATAACCCGGCAGAAAAACCGCAATGTCGAATGGGCCATAAAGGCCGTCACCAAAAGCGATTCCATCCCGGCCGAGGAAGCTCTTAAGCTCGGCGTGGCGGACCTTATCGCCTCCGACATGAACGATCTGCTGCTTAAAATAAACGGCCGCGAAGTCGAGAGCTTCGGCAGGCTGGCGGTTAAAG
Encoded proteins:
- the arfB gene encoding alternative ribosome rescue aminoacyl-tRNA hydrolase ArfB encodes the protein MTEFESGFFPAPGSIEEKFIRSGGHGGQNVNKVATAVQLRFCPRLSGLSHAAQARLRQLAGAKLTEGGDILIIASEHRTQEQNRQAARARLRELLERAMRPPRRRRPTKPSYGSKQRRLESKKCRADIKRTRRGADLF
- the glpK gene encoding glycerol kinase GlpK — encoded protein: MKYILAIDQGTTGSRAIVYDRRGEKIAAAYSEFRQYFPKPGWVEHDPEEIWESVNNCIQKVLQTVSPGLIAAIGITNQRETAVVWDRNTGRPIYRAIVWQCRRTARRCEELNADKKISGYIRRTTGLPVDAYFSASKIEWLLKHVPGAAKKAARGGLLFGTTDTWILWKLTGGKTHATDYTNASRTMLFDITKLKWDERLLKIFGVPRAMLPAVRPSAGEFGRTAAIGRLPAGISVSGIAGDQQAALYGQACFGPGTVKNTYGTGCFLLMNTGKNRVNSASGLITTLACDAGGGPAYALEGAVFIAGAAVQWLRDGLKILNSASQSRKMAAALKNNEGVYLVPAFTGLGAPYWKPHARGALFGITRGTSRNHLARAAIEAMCYQTKDVMDAMERDCGLRVKELKIDGGASANNLLCAFQADICGIKVVRPRVIETTSLGAAYLAGLAAGYWKNPEEIRACWARDREFKPSMPRKEAARLYSGWKEAVNRLL
- a CDS encoding nodulation protein NfeD, with the translated sequence MKKIILFALFLALPQTGVLAAKKAQAPKLAQPQSGKTYAVTKVLAAPYAGVITPAAAEFMDGAIDRANEEKYDLLVLELDTPGGLDTSMRDIIKKILASKVPVAVYVYPQGARAASAGVFIAMAAHLAVMSPGTNIGAAHPVMLGAMPSMGGEKEGNKKDPMEAKVLNDASAYINSITRQKNRNVEWAIKAVTKSDSIPAEEALKLGVADLIASDMNDLLLKINGREVESFGRLAVKDPKVDLMLQTRRQKFLAAVTDPNIAMILMSLGAAGLFIELYNPGLILPGVVGAMSLLLAFYSFQALSANFAGLALILLGFVFFIAEIKVVSYGLLTLGGAVSIILGALMLFNRPSLGGLSISMTILTSTLISLIAVVAALAWVVLRAQLRRVVTGIESLAGKKGLAKTALNPKGTVLVAGELWEAESVSGDVAEGAEITVTAVEGFKVRVKK